One Rhodothermales bacterium genomic window carries:
- a CDS encoding RNA-binding protein: MNIYVGNLPHATTESELREAFEEYGSVSSAAVIKDKFTGDSRGFGFVEMPNDAEAQNALQGLNGQDLGGRTLKVNEARAREQRSQGRY; encoded by the coding sequence ATGAATATCTACGTAGGCAATCTGCCGCACGCAACCACGGAATCCGAACTCAGAGAAGCATTTGAGGAATACGGGTCCGTTAGTTCGGCCGCGGTCATCAAGGACAAGTTCACGGGAGATTCTCGTGGTTTCGGCTTCGTCGAAATGCCCAATGACGCCGAGGCACAGAATGCTCTCCAGGGGCTCAATGGTCAGGATCTTGGCGGTCGTACGCTGAAGGTCAATGAGGCCAGAGCACGCGAGCAGCGCTCGCAGGGTCGCTACTAG